The uncultured Methanomethylovorans sp. genome contains a region encoding:
- the kdpB gene encoding potassium-transporting ATPase subunit KdpB, with protein sequence MNEGKSGIFQKKILLEAFKGSFSRLNPITLLNNPVMLIVEIGAIIATLLTIKDIFGGTSVSFDLQITIWLWFTVLFANFAEAIAESQGKARAESLKQTRSEAKAKQILDNGSITEVSALSLKKNDIVLITEGEVIPSDGDIIEGTALVDESAITGESAPVVRESGGDKCGVTGGTKLLSGTIKVRITVDPGHTFLDNMISMVESAKRQKTPNEQALELLLIGLTALFLAVVVTLRAFSGYMGISISIPILIALLVCLMPTTIGALLPAIGIAGMDRLLQHNVIALSGRAVEAAGDVSVVLLDKTGTITLGNRMATEFIPIAGIGLKDLTEASLMSSLADETPEGRSIVKLAKKELDIRGRDIHAPENSHFVPFTPETRMSGVDIGSRRIRKGSASAIEDFVLSNGGSVPDEMQNTIRDISTKGDTPLVVADDTGILGVIRLKDIVKKGINERLLQLRNMGIKSIMITGDNQLTAASIAAEAGVDDFMAEAKPETKLAMIRQYQSGDNQYLVAMIGDGTNDAPALAQADVAVAMSAGTSAAREAANMVDLDSSPSKLLDIVEIGKEILITRGALTTFSIANDVAKYFAIIPALFSVAYPQLSILNIMGLSTPSSAVLSAVIFNAIVIPLLIPLALKGVKYRSTSSVSQLLGMNILIYGLGGLIIPFAGIKLIDILITLSGAAGG encoded by the coding sequence ATGAACGAAGGAAAATCAGGCATATTCCAGAAAAAGATTCTATTAGAAGCTTTTAAAGGTTCATTTTCAAGATTGAACCCTATAACACTCCTTAATAATCCTGTAATGCTTATTGTGGAAATAGGTGCCATCATTGCAACTTTGCTAACCATTAAGGATATATTTGGAGGTACTAGCGTATCTTTTGACCTTCAGATTACAATATGGTTATGGTTTACGGTTTTATTTGCAAACTTTGCCGAAGCGATAGCTGAAAGCCAGGGAAAAGCCCGTGCAGAATCCCTCAAACAAACTAGAAGTGAGGCAAAGGCTAAGCAAATATTGGATAATGGAAGCATAACAGAGGTTTCAGCGTTATCTCTGAAAAAGAATGACATTGTCTTGATTACTGAGGGGGAAGTAATACCCAGCGATGGTGATATCATTGAAGGGACAGCTCTTGTGGATGAATCTGCTATCACGGGAGAGTCGGCTCCCGTAGTAAGGGAATCTGGTGGCGATAAATGCGGAGTTACCGGGGGTACTAAGCTACTTTCAGGAACTATTAAAGTTAGAATTACAGTTGATCCTGGTCACACTTTCCTTGATAACATGATTAGCATGGTTGAAAGTGCAAAACGGCAGAAAACACCTAACGAACAAGCACTGGAACTTTTGCTTATCGGTTTGACAGCATTGTTTTTAGCTGTAGTGGTTACCTTGAGGGCATTTTCCGGTTATATGGGCATATCGATTTCCATACCCATTTTGATAGCTTTACTTGTATGCCTCATGCCTACTACTATCGGAGCGCTTTTACCGGCTATTGGTATTGCAGGTATGGACAGGTTACTTCAGCACAACGTGATTGCTTTAAGTGGCCGGGCAGTGGAAGCGGCAGGAGATGTAAGTGTGGTGCTGCTGGATAAGACAGGAACTATCACATTGGGAAACAGGATGGCCACTGAATTCATTCCTATAGCAGGCATTGGACTGAAAGACCTAACTGAAGCTTCTCTAATGTCTTCACTTGCTGATGAAACTCCTGAGGGAAGAAGTATAGTAAAACTGGCAAAAAAGGAATTGGACATACGTGGCAGAGATATTCATGCTCCGGAAAACTCCCACTTTGTCCCCTTCACTCCAGAAACGCGTATGAGTGGAGTAGATATTGGTTCAAGAAGAATTCGAAAAGGTTCTGCATCTGCTATAGAGGATTTTGTTCTGTCTAACGGTGGGAGTGTGCCTGATGAAATGCAAAATACAATCAGAGACATATCAACAAAAGGAGATACTCCTCTTGTGGTAGCTGATGACACCGGGATATTAGGGGTCATAAGATTAAAGGATATAGTGAAAAAAGGTATCAATGAAAGATTATTGCAGCTTAGGAATATGGGTATAAAATCCATTATGATCACAGGCGATAACCAGCTTACTGCTGCATCCATTGCTGCAGAGGCAGGTGTTGATGACTTTATGGCTGAGGCAAAACCCGAAACCAAATTAGCAATGATACGGCAGTATCAGTCAGGAGACAACCAATATCTTGTAGCTATGATAGGCGATGGTACCAATGATGCTCCGGCTCTTGCCCAGGCAGATGTTGCAGTTGCCATGAGCGCTGGTACTTCTGCAGCAAGAGAAGCCGCTAACATGGTGGACCTTGATTCCTCTCCTTCCAAGTTACTGGATATAGTTGAAATAGGGAAAGAGATCCTTATAACCAGGGGTGCTCTGACCACTTTCAGCATAGCTAATGATGTAGCCAAGTATTTCGCTATCATCCCTGCACTATTCTCTGTTGCTTATCCGCAACTCAGCATACTGAATATAATGGGTCTTTCGACCCCTTCAAGTGCAGTGCTATCTGCAGTTATTTTCAATGCCATTGTGATACCACTGCTCATACCCTTAGCTCTTAAGGGTGTAAAATATCGTTCAACTTCTTCAGTATCACAGTTGTTGGGCATGAACATTTTAATCTATGGTCTGGGTGGCTTAATTATTCCCTTTGCCGGAATCAAGTTGATAGACATACTTATCACTTTATCAGGTGCAGCAGGAGGGTGA
- the kdpA gene encoding potassium-transporting ATPase subunit KdpA, with protein MFIFLFLLLTIVLSIPIGKYMCKVFEGQRTFMTPLVSPIERFIYRLMQVDEKEEMNWKKYAYSLIVFNIISIAFLFLLQLLQGVLPLNPQGLSGVRWDTALNTAISFVTNTNWQSYAGETTMSYLTQMLGLAVQNFVSAAVGIATILVFIRGFTQKNTRNLGNFWVDMTRSVLYILLPLSVIFSILLVSQGIVQTFDPYATIQTLEGSTQTIPLGPAASQVAIKMLGSNGGGFFNANSAHPFENPNSITNFFETLAILLLPMSLVFAFGYMVRNFKQGLAIFFVMMILLLMGLGVALWSESQPNPLIEKLGISGGNLEGKEIRFGVAESVLWGVATTAVSNGGVNSMHDSTTPLTGLVYLFNMGTGEVIFGGLGVGLAGMLFYVILTMFIAGLMIGRTPEFLGKKLGPDEMKLALIPLILPPAVILIFSAIAISIPEGLAGISNPGSHGLSEILYAYFSALANNGSAFAGLSANTVFYNLTTGLGILIGRFATIIPAIAIAGSLAQKGKVPVNSASFPTTGPLFVIMVVAVIIIIGALTYFPIFALGPGLEHLLMLGR; from the coding sequence ATGTTTATTTTCCTATTCCTTTTACTTACCATTGTATTGTCAATTCCTATAGGTAAGTACATGTGTAAAGTTTTTGAGGGTCAAAGAACTTTTATGACCCCATTGGTGAGCCCAATCGAACGATTCATCTATCGATTGATGCAAGTTGATGAGAAAGAGGAAATGAACTGGAAAAAATATGCTTATTCTCTTATTGTGTTCAATATCATTTCCATAGCGTTCCTTTTTCTGCTTCAGTTGTTGCAAGGTGTCCTGCCACTTAATCCTCAAGGATTGTCTGGTGTAAGGTGGGATACTGCTCTTAATACTGCAATATCTTTTGTCACTAACACTAACTGGCAATCATATGCCGGTGAAACTACTATGAGCTATCTTACTCAGATGCTCGGCCTGGCAGTGCAAAACTTTGTTTCTGCAGCCGTTGGTATTGCTACTATACTGGTTTTCATCAGAGGCTTTACCCAGAAAAATACGAGGAATCTAGGCAATTTCTGGGTAGATATGACCCGTTCGGTCCTTTACATCCTCTTGCCATTGTCTGTGATATTTTCGATCTTATTGGTTTCACAGGGTATTGTACAAACTTTTGATCCGTATGCCACCATCCAAACTCTGGAAGGTTCTACTCAAACCATACCTCTTGGTCCGGCGGCATCACAGGTGGCTATAAAAATGCTGGGCTCAAACGGAGGGGGTTTCTTCAATGCAAACTCAGCACATCCATTCGAGAATCCAAACAGTATCACCAACTTCTTCGAAACGCTCGCCATATTATTGTTACCTATGTCCCTTGTTTTTGCTTTCGGGTACATGGTACGGAATTTCAAGCAGGGTTTAGCAATATTCTTTGTGATGATGATTTTGCTACTAATGGGATTAGGGGTAGCATTATGGTCAGAGAGCCAACCAAATCCTTTGATTGAAAAACTGGGTATTTCCGGTGGTAATCTGGAAGGTAAAGAAATAAGGTTTGGAGTGGCTGAATCTGTTCTATGGGGTGTAGCGACAACAGCAGTTTCAAATGGCGGTGTCAATTCCATGCATGATAGCACAACGCCTCTTACAGGATTAGTATACCTGTTTAACATGGGTACAGGTGAAGTGATATTCGGAGGGCTGGGTGTTGGATTAGCCGGAATGCTGTTCTATGTTATTTTGACCATGTTCATAGCTGGTCTGATGATAGGCAGAACTCCTGAATTCCTTGGTAAAAAATTAGGTCCCGATGAGATGAAACTGGCCCTTATACCACTTATATTGCCTCCAGCAGTGATTCTGATATTTTCAGCTATTGCTATATCCATACCTGAAGGCTTAGCAGGTATTAGTAATCCAGGTTCTCACGGTTTATCTGAAATACTGTATGCCTACTTCTCTGCACTTGCTAACAACGGTTCAGCTTTCGCGGGACTTAGTGCCAATACAGTCTTTTACAACCTTACAACAGGACTGGGAATATTAATAGGTCGTTTTGCTACCATAATCCCTGCAATTGCTATTGCTGGTTCCTTGGCCCAGAAAGGAAAAGTGCCTGTAAATTCAGCAAGCTTTCCAACAACAGGTCCTCTGTTTGTAATAATGGTGGTCGCTGTGATCATTATAATCGGAGCCCTTACCTATTTCCCTATATTCGCACTTGGGCCTGGGCTGGAGCATTTACTGATGCTGGGGAGATGA
- a CDS encoding PAS domain-containing sensor histidine kinase, with the protein MKFAEVRDTSVVGLDIMDVLKRNPNGRVGILSITNEMDLSGELKIYHNHLENLILERTEELRSINEQLQKEISKRKRVEELLRREKERLRNYIDVVGIMILVLDVDGSVSLINRKGAELLGYDEDEIIGKEWLSSFIPEEEQDKVKNAFSNFLKGDFRKNLENSILTRFGKKKLISWTNVPLLGEQGCVIGCISAGEDITDFRLSQEKLQKYAADLKHSDELKLLLIDILCHDLLNPANIIKGYSEYLLETIDLEEKKEIVEKIHQQNERLINIINSASMFGKLESTEMISFEELDLLELLGKVFREFLPLLEIRNITLECYANGSYPVYANPVIEEAFSNLVSNAIKFSPQGSCIVLDILDCGPSWEVTFTDSGIGISDENKDVIFKRFKRFSSEGTKGSGLGLAIVKKIVELHDGEVGVYDNPSGSGSVFWIRLSKIQPS; encoded by the coding sequence TTGAAGTTTGCTGAAGTACGTGACACTTCTGTAGTAGGCTTGGATATAATGGATGTACTCAAAAGAAATCCAAATGGCAGAGTGGGAATCCTATCCATCACTAATGAAATGGATTTAAGCGGTGAATTAAAGATATATCATAATCATCTTGAAAATCTTATCCTTGAACGCACTGAAGAACTCCGGTCGATTAATGAGCAGTTGCAGAAAGAGATCTCAAAAAGGAAGCGTGTGGAAGAACTTTTGAGACGTGAAAAGGAAAGATTACGCAACTACATCGACGTTGTTGGGATTATGATCCTTGTACTTGACGTGGATGGAAGCGTATCTCTAATTAACCGAAAAGGGGCTGAACTTCTTGGTTATGATGAGGATGAGATAATAGGCAAAGAGTGGTTATCAAGTTTTATTCCTGAAGAGGAGCAAGATAAAGTAAAGAATGCCTTTTCAAATTTTCTTAAAGGGGATTTTAGAAAAAATCTTGAAAACTCCATACTCACACGGTTTGGTAAGAAGAAGCTAATTTCATGGACCAATGTGCCTCTTCTGGGCGAGCAAGGTTGTGTAATAGGATGCATAAGTGCCGGAGAGGATATTACAGATTTCAGGTTATCTCAGGAAAAACTTCAAAAATATGCTGCTGATCTCAAACATAGTGATGAGTTAAAGCTGCTTTTAATAGATATTCTATGTCATGACCTGCTAAATCCTGCTAACATTATTAAGGGCTATTCCGAATATCTCCTTGAAACAATAGATCTTGAGGAGAAAAAGGAAATTGTTGAAAAGATTCATCAGCAAAATGAGAGGCTGATTAACATAATCAATTCCGCTTCAATGTTCGGTAAGCTTGAAAGTACTGAGATGATAAGTTTTGAGGAACTAGACCTATTGGAATTGCTTGGAAAAGTTTTCAGGGAATTCTTGCCTTTACTTGAAATAAGAAATATTACCCTGGAATGCTATGCAAATGGTAGTTACCCAGTTTATGCTAATCCTGTGATAGAGGAGGCTTTCTCCAATTTGGTTTCTAATGCAATTAAGTTCAGTCCTCAGGGAAGTTGTATTGTTTTAGATATACTGGATTGCGGTCCTTCATGGGAAGTAACTTTCACTGACTCTGGAATTGGTATAAGCGACGAGAACAAGGATGTTATCTTCAAAAGGTTCAAACGTTTTTCCAGTGAAGGTACAAAAGGAAGTGGACTAGGTCTTGCTATCGTAAAGAAAATAGTAGAACTCCATGATGGTGAAGTTGGTGTTTATGATAATCCCTCTGGTTCAGGTTCTGTATTCTGGATAAGATTGAGTAAAATACAACCATCTTAG
- a CDS encoding inorganic diphosphatase, whose translation MKVVIETPKYSFFKYNKSGDHYIKVFFSPLPVIFNYGYIEGVKGADGMEVDAIILGPRMVQGTVIEFLDCYGVVRFVDDSTKDDKYLFYISGYHSPHILSCYFRIYAIFKTFIYLLSERRISECKFLGVEKRNIGFI comes from the coding sequence ATGAAAGTTGTGATCGAGACTCCAAAGTACAGTTTCTTCAAATATAACAAGTCAGGTGATCACTACATAAAGGTATTCTTTTCTCCTTTGCCTGTCATATTTAACTATGGATATATAGAGGGTGTAAAAGGTGCCGATGGGATGGAAGTTGACGCAATTATCCTGGGTCCTAGGATGGTTCAGGGTACAGTTATAGAGTTCCTTGATTGCTACGGAGTAGTAAGGTTCGTGGACGACTCTACAAAAGATGACAAATATTTGTTCTATATAAGCGGTTATCATTCTCCGCATATATTATCATGCTATTTTAGGATATACGCTATTTTCAAGACATTCATATATCTGTTATCCGAAAGGCGTATTTCAGAATGCAAATTTCTTGGTGTAGAAAAAAGAAATATTGGTTTTATTTAA
- a CDS encoding LysE family translocator, whose amino-acid sequence MIEPTQLLYFIAASVALTLLPGPDILFVLSISLSQGKKAGMVTASGLCTGLLFHTTAAALGISAIVYKSALAFTIVKYAGAIYLIYLAFKALKESGTLFSSFDIKEADVPVLYKRGIVMNILNPKVSLFFLAFLPQFVSTNAGNVPLQMVFLGVIFLAQALIVFFLVSMFAGLIGSRILQIPNAGKYVNWAKAGIFSIIGLELAFSNR is encoded by the coding sequence TTGATTGAACCAACACAACTTCTATATTTCATTGCTGCTTCTGTTGCTTTAACTTTGCTCCCCGGTCCTGACATTCTTTTTGTCCTTTCCATCAGTCTTTCTCAGGGAAAGAAGGCTGGAATGGTAACTGCATCAGGGTTGTGTACAGGATTGCTGTTCCACACAACTGCTGCAGCATTGGGCATATCTGCTATTGTGTATAAATCGGCCCTTGCATTTACAATAGTAAAATACGCAGGTGCTATTTATCTGATTTATCTGGCTTTCAAGGCACTAAAGGAAAGCGGAACTCTCTTTTCATCCTTCGATATTAAAGAAGCTGATGTGCCAGTTCTTTACAAAAGGGGTATTGTAATGAACATTCTGAACCCCAAGGTATCACTTTTTTTCCTTGCATTCCTTCCACAGTTCGTAAGCACAAATGCAGGCAATGTTCCGTTGCAAATGGTATTTCTGGGAGTCATATTCCTTGCTCAGGCATTGATAGTCTTTTTCCTGGTGTCTATGTTTGCAGGGCTAATTGGTTCCAGGATCCTGCAAATACCAAATGCAGGGAAATATGTGAACTGGGCAAAAGCTGGTATCTTTTCAATAATAGGGCTGGAACTTGCATTTTCGAATCGTTAG
- the eno gene encoding phosphopyruvate hydratase, whose amino-acid sequence MVYIADERKYKIEKVHAREILDSRGNPTVEVDVYTGCGFGRASVPSGASTGTHEAIELRDKEADRYRGKGVLDAVDNVNTTLEGDLVGMDVRHQRGIDDLMIAMDGTDNKMTLGANAILGVSMAVAKAAADSLNIPLYRYLGGTNAHTLPVPTMNVINGGKHAGNDLAIQEFMIQPKGSDTYAEALRMGAETYHSLRKILEDKYGASATNVGYEGGYAPPLSMTTDALDALMSAIEEAGYTESDITVGIDAAASEFFDGEAYSIDAKLLDAGELTDFYLELIDSYPIIYIEDPFHEEAFEDFANLSSEAWETLIVGDDLFVTNTNRLAKGIEMGAANALLLKVNQIGTISEAFDAATLANRNGYAVVVSHRSAETEDTTISDISVAIGADLIKTGAPARSERTAKYNQLLRIEEDLGDIARYLQL is encoded by the coding sequence ATGGTTTACATTGCTGATGAACGTAAGTATAAGATAGAAAAAGTGCATGCGAGAGAGATCCTTGATTCACGGGGAAATCCGACGGTTGAAGTGGATGTATATACTGGCTGTGGCTTTGGGCGTGCTAGTGTTCCCTCGGGTGCTTCCACCGGTACCCACGAGGCTATTGAGTTAAGGGATAAAGAGGCAGACCGCTACAGAGGAAAAGGTGTTCTTGATGCAGTGGACAACGTGAATACCACTCTTGAAGGTGACCTCGTAGGAATGGATGTCCGCCACCAGCGTGGAATAGATGACCTTATGATAGCTATGGACGGCACTGATAACAAGATGACTTTGGGTGCCAATGCTATTCTGGGTGTTTCCATGGCAGTTGCAAAAGCAGCTGCAGACTCTCTTAATATTCCACTATACAGGTACCTTGGAGGTACGAACGCACATACTCTTCCTGTTCCCACAATGAACGTCATAAATGGCGGTAAGCATGCAGGCAACGATCTTGCTATTCAGGAATTCATGATCCAGCCTAAGGGTTCTGACACTTATGCTGAAGCCCTTCGGATGGGAGCTGAAACCTATCATTCTCTGCGCAAGATACTTGAAGACAAATATGGTGCTTCAGCAACGAATGTTGGTTATGAAGGAGGGTACGCTCCACCATTATCCATGACCACAGATGCCCTAGATGCCTTGATGAGCGCAATAGAAGAAGCAGGCTATACTGAGTCAGATATTACTGTTGGTATTGACGCTGCAGCATCTGAATTCTTTGATGGCGAAGCATATTCTATTGATGCCAAGTTATTGGACGCTGGGGAGCTTACCGATTTCTATCTAGAGTTAATCGATAGCTATCCGATCATATACATAGAGGATCCATTCCATGAGGAAGCATTCGAAGATTTCGCAAATCTCTCTTCTGAGGCATGGGAAACCCTTATTGTTGGCGATGATCTGTTCGTAACTAATACCAACCGCCTTGCCAAAGGCATTGAGATGGGTGCTGCAAATGCCTTGCTTTTAAAAGTAAATCAGATAGGTACTATTTCCGAAGCTTTTGATGCTGCAACTCTTGCAAACCGTAACGGATATGCTGTAGTGGTCAGTCATCGCTCTGCTGAAACCGAAGATACAACTATCTCAGACATTTCCGTAGCAATAGGTGCCGATCTGATAAAGACGGGTGCTCCGGCACGCAGTGAGCGTACTGCAAAATATAATCAGTTACTTAGGATTGAAGAAGACCTTGGAGATATTGCAAGATACTTGCAACTCTAA
- a CDS encoding transcriptional regulator: protein MQKENADILDEQSKEIIELLQNLGVSRTEAISIACLSCGKEITSHDIEQASGMRQPEVSVAMRPLRERGWIEERNEKKNSDKGRPVKYYKLIVPLRDIIETFEEEIRQRNKEMEETLRHLKDLKKL, encoded by the coding sequence ATGCAAAAAGAAAATGCTGATATCCTGGATGAACAAAGCAAAGAGATTATCGAATTATTGCAAAACCTTGGAGTCAGCAGAACAGAAGCTATTTCTATCGCGTGCCTTTCCTGCGGGAAAGAGATCACTTCTCATGATATTGAACAAGCATCAGGAATGCGTCAACCTGAAGTAAGCGTTGCCATGAGGCCTTTACGTGAAAGAGGATGGATAGAAGAGCGAAATGAGAAAAAGAACTCTGATAAAGGCAGGCCTGTCAAGTACTATAAATTGATAGTTCCACTCCGAGACATAATAGAGACTTTTGAAGAAGAAATCCGGCAGAGAAATAAAGAAATGGAAGAAACCCTCAGGCATTTAAAGGATCTGAAAAAGCTATGA
- a CDS encoding DUF296 domain-containing protein: MEYTSGNIGRVFFLRVDHGEDLIEALQTISRKENIKSAFFFLLGAIEQAELVAGPRESSVPPIPMWVKIDTPHEIIGIGNIFYEGDNPKIHLHCSIGRDEIVTTGCLRNHGKVFMVNEVCILEISGINAERANDSEKGYSPVIFGKNS; this comes from the coding sequence ATGGAATATACATCAGGTAATATTGGCAGGGTCTTCTTTCTGCGAGTTGATCATGGTGAAGACTTGATAGAGGCATTACAAACTATTTCGAGGAAAGAGAACATAAAGTCTGCTTTTTTCTTCCTGCTCGGTGCTATTGAACAGGCCGAGCTCGTGGCAGGTCCCAGGGAGTCTTCTGTGCCTCCTATTCCTATGTGGGTCAAAATAGACACACCTCATGAGATAATAGGTATAGGCAATATTTTTTATGAAGGAGATAATCCCAAGATACATCTGCACTGTAGCATAGGCAGGGATGAAATTGTCACAACTGGCTGCTTGAGGAATCATGGTAAGGTTTTCATGGTAAATGAAGTGTGCATTCTGGAAATATCGGGAATAAATGCAGAAAGAGCAAATGACAGTGAAAAGGGATATTCACCGGTCATTTTTGGAAAAAACAGCTGA